In Mustela lutreola isolate mMusLut2 chromosome 1, mMusLut2.pri, whole genome shotgun sequence, one genomic interval encodes:
- the B3GNT6 gene encoding LOW QUALITY PROTEIN: acetylgalactosaminyl-O-glycosyl-glycoprotein beta-1,3-N-acetylglucosaminyltransferase (The sequence of the model RefSeq protein was modified relative to this genomic sequence to represent the inferred CDS: inserted 6 bases in 5 codons; deleted 3 bases in 2 codons; substituted 1 base at 1 genomic stop codon), translating into MVVPFTEVEKQDMKSREDENFNFDMRLLRLGGMRGRCLVLGEKWEGCPSADVRHDSCLTSDSVSPTDVFSLPQVHESQGFVPLSGAFELALHLWVLQASGSQREKVWDGSPEAPLLPLRLCSHGHSSESRGVANDSVNAMVDFYFEQLPACIAIQDFLRCRHCRHFPLLXDAQTKCVGYRALLLAVKSAPPSHQRRELLRRTWGQGLRPFLLGXPGVQQDESAGRLAALAALVALQAREHSDTLQRAFPHTFLSXTLQHLLYCLAERRLRARFLLSRCDDGSAHTADVLRFLQTRQPPGRPLLAXQLLARSVPVRDGCSKSFAPPRLYPGQAYRLXPAPREAARHSPLFPIXDAYRGTCVKHASPAPGSPSTPACAAAAACAPLCALEMLLTWEALREPGAQ; encoded by the exons ATGGTGGTACCATTTACTGAGGTGGAAAAGCAGGATATGAAGTCACgggaagatgaaaattttaacttTGACATGAGACTGCTGCGCCTAGGTGGCATGCGGGGGAGAT GCCTGGTTCTGGGAGAGAAGTGGGAAGGGTGCCCTTCCGCTGATGTCAGACATGACTCCTGCCTCACTTCTGACTCGGTTTCCCCCACAGATGTCTTTTCCCTGCCACAGGTTCACGAATCCCAGGGCTTTGTCCCTCTTTCTGGTGCGTTTGAGTTGGCCCTGCACCTCTGGGTCCTCCAAGCCTCCGGGTCCCAGAGGGAGAAGGTGTGGGATGGTTCTCCAGAGGCTCCCCTGCTGCCCTTGCGGCTGTGCAGCCATGGGCATTCATCCGAGTCCCGAGGTGTGGCCAACGACTCGGTCAACGCCATGGTCGACTTCTACTTCGAGCAGCTCCCCGCGTGCATC GCAATCCAAGACTTCCTGCGGTGCCGCCACTGCCGCCACTTTCCTCTGCTCTGAGACGCGCAGACCAAGTGCGTGGGCTACCGCGCGCTGCTGCTGGCTGTCAAGTCG GCCCCCCCCAGCCACCAACGGCGTGAGCTCCTCCGCCGCACGTGGGGGCAGGGGCTCCGCCCCTTCCTGCTGG TCCCTGGGGTCCAGCAGGATGAGAGCGCGGGGCGGCTGGCGGCCCTGGCGGCGCTGGTGGCACTGCAGGCGCGCGAGCACAGCGACACGCTGCAGCGGGCCTTCCCCCACACCTTCCTCA CCACGCTCCAGCACCTGCTCTACTGCCTGGCCGAGCGCCGGCTGCGCGCGCGCTTCCTGCTCAGCCGCTGCGACGACGGCTCCGCGCACACCGCCGACGTGCTCCGCTTCCTGCAGACGCGGCAGCCACCCGGCCGCCCCCTCCTCG TGCAGCTCCTGGCCCGCTCAGTGCCGGTCCGCGACGGCTGCAGCAAGTCCTTTGCGCCCCCGCGGCTCTACCCCGGGCAGGCCTACCGGCT CCCAGCCCCGCGCGAGGCCGCCCGCCACAGCCCGCTCTTCCCCA GGGACGCCTACAGGGGCACGTGTGTGAAGCACGCCAGCCCGGCGCCCGGCAGTCCTTCCACCCCTGCCTGCGCCGCAGCTGCGGCCTGTGCACCGCTGTGCGCCCTCGAGATGCTGCTTACGTGGGAGGCGCTGCGCGAGCCGGGG GCCCAGTGA